Proteins from one Panicum virgatum strain AP13 chromosome 7K, P.virgatum_v5, whole genome shotgun sequence genomic window:
- the LOC120642869 gene encoding uncharacterized protein LOC120642869 translates to MAVVLGACSIRLGQQSEGGPVVHVSDHVILNAVVKALERSSPFYSFRIVDGLYVATGFVVVPLADQVDDLTLLEAMGSPSVSKDGAEELAAHALIVAAEREFSVVVKDFNFDAIKVLRMENEKLRGNNRLLRSAWVQSLDHLETLQKTLEEITLDAVSGSPRNSIAVLAHGAAVWAEENVWDGTAAMENLSRDFMDED, encoded by the exons ATGGCGGTCGTTCTTGGTGCTTGCAGCATCCGTCTGGGTCAGCAATCTGAAG GAGGTCCTGTTGTGCAtgtgtctgatcatgtgattCTGAACGCTGTGGTAAAGGCTTTAGAAAGATCCAGTCCTTTCTATTCATTTAGGATAGTTGACGGCCTTTATGTGGCCACGGGTTTTGTGGTTGTCCCCTTGGCAGATCAGGTTGATGATCTAACTCTTCTTGAGGCAATGGGCTCACCATCGGTTAGTAAGGACGGTGCAGAGGAGTTGGCAGCTCATGCTCTGATTGTTGCCGCGGAACGCGAATTCAGTGTTGTAGTTAAGGATTTCAATTTTGATGCGATAAAAGTTCTGAGAATGGAGAATGAAAAGCTGCGCGGGAACAATCGACTGCTTAGGTCTGCTTGGGTTCAGTCACTCGATCATCTTGAGACGCTTCAGAAGACGCTTGAAGAGATCACCCTGGACGCTGTTAGTGGTTCTCCAAGGAACTCCATTGCTGTACTTGCTCATGGAGCTGCTGTTTGGGCTGAGGAGAATGTTTGGGATGGCACCGCTGCCATGGAGAACCTGTCGAGGGACTTCATGGATGAGGACTGA